A genomic segment from Cyprinus carpio isolate SPL01 chromosome A22, ASM1834038v1, whole genome shotgun sequence encodes:
- the LOC109099208 gene encoding phospholipid-transporting ATPase IF-like isoform X7 — MIRWIRQQLGFDPPHQSDTRTVYIANKFPQHGHYIPQRFADNRIISSKYTIWNFIPKNLFEQFRRIANFYFLIIFLVQLMIDTPTSPITSGLPLFFVITVTAIKQGYEDWLRHKADNEVNGAPVFVVRSGSLVQTRSKNIRVGDIVRVAKDETFPADLVLLSSDRAEGTCHITTTSLDGETNLKTHYSVPETAVSQSVSRLESLQAVVECQQPEADLYRFVGRITVTQQGEEIVRPLGPENLLLRGARLKNTKEIFGVAVYTGMESKMALNYKCKSQKRSAVEKSMNTFLIIYLGILLFEAILSTILKYAWQAENKWDEPFYNQKTDQERNSSQILKFISDFLAFLVLYNFIIPISLYVTVEMQKFLGSFFIGWDLDLYHEESDQKAQVNTSDLNEELGQVEYVFTDKTGTLTENEMQFRECSINGIKYQEINGKLIPEGMTEDSPDGAVPCLNKEEELFLKAVSLCHTVQISYDQVDGPGDPFSHANGFSPQMEYYASSPDEKALVEATKRMGVTFIGSHGEIMEIKTFGKAEKYKLLHVLEFDADRRRMSVILQKPSGEKVLFTKGAESAVLPYSTSGEIDKTRVHVDEFALKGLRTLVVACRHFSADEYQEVDRRLHEARTALQQREERLVEVFNFIEKDLELLGATGVEDKLQDKVQETIESLRLAGIKVWVLTGDKHETAVSVSLSCGHFHRTMNILELVKQKSDSECAEQLRRLARRIREDHVIQHGLVVDGASLSLALREHEKLFMEVCKNCSAVLCCRMAPLQKAKVVRLLKTSPEKPITLAIGDGANDVSMIQEAHVGIGIMGKEGRQAVRNSDYAIARFKFLAKLLLVHGHFYYIRIATLVQYFFYKNVCFITPQFLYQFFCLFSQQTLYDSVYLTLYNICFTSLPILVYSLFEQLVHPHVLQSKPALYRDISKNSLLSFKTFLYWTFLGFCHAFIFFFGSYTLMGEDTTLMGNGQILRANRQLMFGNWTFGTLVFTVMVITVTLKLALETHFWTWMNHFVTWGSIAFYFIFSLFYGGIIWPFLHTQDMYFIFVQLLSSGSAWFAIFIIVITCLFPDVIKKVFYRHLQPTSTQKSQMYTNCVAIGDDFIALQPLSRAKNQLGKISLLRPTRASDAWTPCAVSQRGKTPAHDWAGWWSE; from the exons GGCTTCGACCCTCCCCATCAGAGTGACACACGCACGGTTTACATAGCAAACAAGTTCCCACAGCATGGCCATTATATTCCTCAGAGGTTTGCAGACAACAGGATCATTTCCTCCAAG tacACCATATGGAACTTCATCCCTAAGAATTTGTTTGAGCAGTTCAGAAGAATCGccaatttttattttctcatcatCTTCTTGGTTCAG TTAATGATAGACACACCCACTTCCCCTATAACTAGCGGACTTCCCCTGTTCTTTGTCATCACAGTAACTGCCATTAAACAG GGATATGAAGACTGGCTGAGGCACAAAGCTGATAATGAAGTGAACGGAGCGCCTGTATTTGTCGTGCGCAGCGGCAGTCTGGTCCAGACCCGATCTAAGAATATCCGA GTAGGTGATATTGTGAGAGTAGCCAAAGATGAGACGTTTCCCGCAGATCTGGTGCTTTTGTCATCAGATCGGGCCGAGGGGACGTGCCACATCACCACTACCAGCCTGGACGGAGAGACTAACCTGAAG ACGCACTATTCGGTGCCAGAGACGGCGGTGTCTCAGTCGGTGTCGCGGCTGGAGTCTCTGCAGGCGGTGGTGGAGTGCCAGCAGCCCGAGGCAGACTTATACAG GTTCGTCGGGAGAATAACAGTAACCCAACAAGGAGAGGAGATAGTCAG ACCCTTAGGACCAGAGAACCTCCTGCTTCGAGGAGCAAGATTAAAAAACACCAAAGAAATCTTCG GTGTGGCCGTGTATACAGGTATGGAGTCCAAGATGGCTCTGAACTACAAGTGCAAATCCCAGAAGCGCTCTGCAGTGGAGAA ATCCATGAATACGTTTCTCATCATCTACTTGGGCATTCTGCTGTTTGAAGCCATCCTCAGCACTATTTTGAAGTACGCCTGGCAGGCAGAGAACAAGTGGGACGAGCCGTTTTACAACCAGAAGACCGATCAGGAGAGAAACAGCAGCCAG ATTTTGAAGTTTATTTCCGACTTCCTGGCGTTCCTGGTGTTGTACAACTTTATAATCCCCATCTCGCTGTACGTGACTGTTGAGATGCAGAAGTTTCTGGGCTCTTTTTTCATTGGCTGGGACTTGGATCTGTACCATGAAGAGAGCGACCAGAAGGCTCAAGTCAACACATCAGACCTCAATGAGGAGCTGGGccag GTGGAGTACGTTTTCACAGACAAAACAGGAACCCTCACTGAGAACGAGATGCAGTTTAGGGAGTGTTCTATCAACGGGATCAAATACCAGGAGATCAACGGGAAGCTCATCCCTGAAGGAATGACAGAAGACTCTCCAGACGGAGCGGTGCCTTGTTTG AACAAGGAGGAGGAGTTGTTCCTGAAAGCCGTCTCACTGTGTCACACGGTGCAGATCAGTTATGATCAAGTGGATGGACCAGGAGACCCCTTCTCACACGCCAACGGCTTCTCGCCTCAGATGGAGTATTACGCCTCTTCTCCTGACGAGAAAGCACTAGTGGAAGCCACCAAGAG GATGGGTGTCACGTTTATAGGAAGCCATGGAGAAATCATGGAGATTAAAACGTTTGGAAAAGCAGAGAA GTACAAACTCCTCCACGTTCTGGAGTTTGACGCGGACCGCAGGAGAATGAGTGTGATTCTGCAGAAGCCCTCAG GTGAAAAGGTGCTGTTCACGAAAGGAGCCGAATCAGCCGTTCTGCCCTACAGCACGAGCGGCGAGATCGATAAAACCAGAGTCCATGTGGATGAGTTTGCTCTG AAGGGTTTGAGGACGTTGGTGGTGGCCTGCAGACACTTCAGTGCAGATGAGTATCAGGAAGTGGACCGGCGGCTCCATGAAGCCAGAACGGCTCTGCAGCAGAGAGAGGAACGACTGGTTGAGGTCTTCAACTTCATCGAGAAAGACCTGGAGCTGCTGGGAGCGACTGGGGTGGAGGACAA GCTGCAGGACAAGGTCCAGGAGACGATTGAATCCCTGCGATTGGCCGGGATCAAGGTGTGGGTGTTGACCGGCGACAAGCATGAGACGGCGGTCAGCGTGAGCCTCTCTTGTGGTCACTTCCATCGCACCATGAACATCCTGGAGCTCGTAAAGCAGAAATCAGACAGCGAGTGTGCCGAGCAGCTGCGCAGACTAGCCCGCAG GATCAGAGAGGATCATGTGATCCAGCACGGGCTGGTCGTGGACGGGGCCAGCCTTTCCCTGGCTCTGCGGGAACATGAGAAACTCTTCATGGAGGTGTGTAAGAACTGCTCGGCGGTGCTCTGCTGCAGGATGGCACCTCTCCAGAAAGCCAAG GTGGTGAGACTGTTGAAGACTTCTCCTGAGAAGCCTATTACATTAGCCATCGGAGATGGAGCCAACGACGTCAGTATGATCCAAGAGGCTCACGTTGGTATCG GAATCATGGGCAAAGAAGGAAGACAAGCCGTAAGAAACAGCGACTATGCAATCGCCAGGTTCAAGTTCCTTGCCAAATTGCTGCTCGTGCACGGCCATTTCTACTACATTAGAATAGCAACCCTTGTGCAGTACTTTTTCTACAAG aACGTGTGCTTTATCACTCCCCAGTTTTTATACCAGTTCTTCTGTTTGTTCTCACAACAA ACCCTTTATGACAGCGTGTATCTGACGCTGTATAATATCTGCTTCACCTCTCTGCCCATACTGGTGTACAGTCTGTTTGAGCAGCTGGTGCATCCACATGTTCTGCAGAGCAAACCAGCACTTTACAG AGACATCAGTAAAAACTCCCTGCTGTCCTTCAAAACCTTCTTGTACTGGACCTTCCTGGGCTTCTGCCACgccttcatcttcttcttcgGGTCCTACACCCTGATGGGAGAAGACACCACGCTGATGGGGAACGGACAG ATTTTGCGAGCTAACAGGCAACTG ATGTTTGGAAACTGGACGTTTGGCACTTTAGTATTCACTGTGATGGTTATTACGGTCACGCTGAAG CTGGCCTTAGAGACACATTTCTGGACGTGGATGAACCACTTTGTCACATGGGGCTCCATCGCCTTCTACTTCATCTTCTCCTTGTTTTATGGCGGCATCATCTG GCCATTTCTTCACACGCAGGACATGTACTTCATCTTTGTTCAGCTGCTGTCCAGTGGCTCGGCCTGGTTTGCCATCTTCATCATCGTCATCACCTGCCTGTTCCCTGATGTCATCAAGAAAGTCTTTTACAGGCACCTGCAGCCCACCAGCACGCAGAAATCTCAG
- the LOC109099208 gene encoding phospholipid-transporting ATPase IF-like isoform X5, producing MIRWIRQQLGFDPPHQSDTRTVYIANKFPQHGHYIPQRFADNRIISSKYTIWNFIPKNLFEQFRRIANFYFLIIFLVQLMIDTPTSPITSGLPLFFVITVTAIKQGYEDWLRHKADNEVNGAPVFVVRSGSLVQTRSKNIRVGDIVRVAKDETFPADLVLLSSDRAEGTCHITTTSLDGETNLKTHYSVPETAVSQSVSRLESLQAVVECQQPEADLYRFVGRITVTQQGEEIVRPLGPENLLLRGARLKNTKEIFGVAVYTGMESKMALNYKCKSQKRSAVEKSMNTFLIIYLGILLFEAILSTILKYAWQAENKWDEPFYNQKTDQERNSSQILKFISDFLAFLVLYNFIIPISLYVTVEMQKFLGSFFIGWDLDLYHEESDQKAQVNTSDLNEELGQVEYVFTDKTGTLTENEMQFRECSINGIKYQEINGKLIPEGMTEDSPDGAVPCLNKEEELFLKAVSLCHTVQISYDQVDGPGDPFSHANGFSPQMEYYASSPDEKALVEATKRMGVTFIGSHGEIMEIKTFGKAEKYKLLHVLEFDADRRRMSVILQKPSGEKVLFTKGAESAVLPYSTSGEIDKTRVHVDEFALKGLRTLVVACRHFSADEYQEVDRRLHEARTALQQREERLVEVFNFIEKDLELLGATGVEDKLQDKVQETIESLRLAGIKVWVLTGDKHETAVSVSLSCGHFHRTMNILELVKQKSDSECAEQLRRLARRIREDHVIQHGLVVDGASLSLALREHEKLFMEVCKNCSAVLCCRMAPLQKAKVVRLLKTSPEKPITLAIGDGANDVSMIQEAHVGIGIMGKEGRQAVRNSDYAIARFKFLAKLLLVHGHFYYIRIATLVQYFFYKNVCFITPQFLYQFFCLFSQQTLYDSVYLTLYNICFTSLPILVYSLFEQLVHPHVLQSKPALYRDISKNSLLSFKTFLYWTFLGFCHAFIFFFGSYTLMGEDTTLMGNGQMFGNWTFGTLVFTVMVITVTLKLALETHFWTWMNHFVTWGSIAFYFIFSLFYGGIIWPFLHTQDMYFIFVQLLSSGSAWFAIFIIVITCLFPDVIKKVFYRHLQPTSTQKSQFIEAYQGIGCVDSMCCFSEGQNACSRLGRLVERMMGRCDPARATRCDLSLSSLCCNHLSYKLEHDEPSALDE from the exons GGCTTCGACCCTCCCCATCAGAGTGACACACGCACGGTTTACATAGCAAACAAGTTCCCACAGCATGGCCATTATATTCCTCAGAGGTTTGCAGACAACAGGATCATTTCCTCCAAG tacACCATATGGAACTTCATCCCTAAGAATTTGTTTGAGCAGTTCAGAAGAATCGccaatttttattttctcatcatCTTCTTGGTTCAG TTAATGATAGACACACCCACTTCCCCTATAACTAGCGGACTTCCCCTGTTCTTTGTCATCACAGTAACTGCCATTAAACAG GGATATGAAGACTGGCTGAGGCACAAAGCTGATAATGAAGTGAACGGAGCGCCTGTATTTGTCGTGCGCAGCGGCAGTCTGGTCCAGACCCGATCTAAGAATATCCGA GTAGGTGATATTGTGAGAGTAGCCAAAGATGAGACGTTTCCCGCAGATCTGGTGCTTTTGTCATCAGATCGGGCCGAGGGGACGTGCCACATCACCACTACCAGCCTGGACGGAGAGACTAACCTGAAG ACGCACTATTCGGTGCCAGAGACGGCGGTGTCTCAGTCGGTGTCGCGGCTGGAGTCTCTGCAGGCGGTGGTGGAGTGCCAGCAGCCCGAGGCAGACTTATACAG GTTCGTCGGGAGAATAACAGTAACCCAACAAGGAGAGGAGATAGTCAG ACCCTTAGGACCAGAGAACCTCCTGCTTCGAGGAGCAAGATTAAAAAACACCAAAGAAATCTTCG GTGTGGCCGTGTATACAGGTATGGAGTCCAAGATGGCTCTGAACTACAAGTGCAAATCCCAGAAGCGCTCTGCAGTGGAGAA ATCCATGAATACGTTTCTCATCATCTACTTGGGCATTCTGCTGTTTGAAGCCATCCTCAGCACTATTTTGAAGTACGCCTGGCAGGCAGAGAACAAGTGGGACGAGCCGTTTTACAACCAGAAGACCGATCAGGAGAGAAACAGCAGCCAG ATTTTGAAGTTTATTTCCGACTTCCTGGCGTTCCTGGTGTTGTACAACTTTATAATCCCCATCTCGCTGTACGTGACTGTTGAGATGCAGAAGTTTCTGGGCTCTTTTTTCATTGGCTGGGACTTGGATCTGTACCATGAAGAGAGCGACCAGAAGGCTCAAGTCAACACATCAGACCTCAATGAGGAGCTGGGccag GTGGAGTACGTTTTCACAGACAAAACAGGAACCCTCACTGAGAACGAGATGCAGTTTAGGGAGTGTTCTATCAACGGGATCAAATACCAGGAGATCAACGGGAAGCTCATCCCTGAAGGAATGACAGAAGACTCTCCAGACGGAGCGGTGCCTTGTTTG AACAAGGAGGAGGAGTTGTTCCTGAAAGCCGTCTCACTGTGTCACACGGTGCAGATCAGTTATGATCAAGTGGATGGACCAGGAGACCCCTTCTCACACGCCAACGGCTTCTCGCCTCAGATGGAGTATTACGCCTCTTCTCCTGACGAGAAAGCACTAGTGGAAGCCACCAAGAG GATGGGTGTCACGTTTATAGGAAGCCATGGAGAAATCATGGAGATTAAAACGTTTGGAAAAGCAGAGAA GTACAAACTCCTCCACGTTCTGGAGTTTGACGCGGACCGCAGGAGAATGAGTGTGATTCTGCAGAAGCCCTCAG GTGAAAAGGTGCTGTTCACGAAAGGAGCCGAATCAGCCGTTCTGCCCTACAGCACGAGCGGCGAGATCGATAAAACCAGAGTCCATGTGGATGAGTTTGCTCTG AAGGGTTTGAGGACGTTGGTGGTGGCCTGCAGACACTTCAGTGCAGATGAGTATCAGGAAGTGGACCGGCGGCTCCATGAAGCCAGAACGGCTCTGCAGCAGAGAGAGGAACGACTGGTTGAGGTCTTCAACTTCATCGAGAAAGACCTGGAGCTGCTGGGAGCGACTGGGGTGGAGGACAA GCTGCAGGACAAGGTCCAGGAGACGATTGAATCCCTGCGATTGGCCGGGATCAAGGTGTGGGTGTTGACCGGCGACAAGCATGAGACGGCGGTCAGCGTGAGCCTCTCTTGTGGTCACTTCCATCGCACCATGAACATCCTGGAGCTCGTAAAGCAGAAATCAGACAGCGAGTGTGCCGAGCAGCTGCGCAGACTAGCCCGCAG GATCAGAGAGGATCATGTGATCCAGCACGGGCTGGTCGTGGACGGGGCCAGCCTTTCCCTGGCTCTGCGGGAACATGAGAAACTCTTCATGGAGGTGTGTAAGAACTGCTCGGCGGTGCTCTGCTGCAGGATGGCACCTCTCCAGAAAGCCAAG GTGGTGAGACTGTTGAAGACTTCTCCTGAGAAGCCTATTACATTAGCCATCGGAGATGGAGCCAACGACGTCAGTATGATCCAAGAGGCTCACGTTGGTATCG GAATCATGGGCAAAGAAGGAAGACAAGCCGTAAGAAACAGCGACTATGCAATCGCCAGGTTCAAGTTCCTTGCCAAATTGCTGCTCGTGCACGGCCATTTCTACTACATTAGAATAGCAACCCTTGTGCAGTACTTTTTCTACAAG aACGTGTGCTTTATCACTCCCCAGTTTTTATACCAGTTCTTCTGTTTGTTCTCACAACAA ACCCTTTATGACAGCGTGTATCTGACGCTGTATAATATCTGCTTCACCTCTCTGCCCATACTGGTGTACAGTCTGTTTGAGCAGCTGGTGCATCCACATGTTCTGCAGAGCAAACCAGCACTTTACAG AGACATCAGTAAAAACTCCCTGCTGTCCTTCAAAACCTTCTTGTACTGGACCTTCCTGGGCTTCTGCCACgccttcatcttcttcttcgGGTCCTACACCCTGATGGGAGAAGACACCACGCTGATGGGGAACGGACAG ATGTTTGGAAACTGGACGTTTGGCACTTTAGTATTCACTGTGATGGTTATTACGGTCACGCTGAAG CTGGCCTTAGAGACACATTTCTGGACGTGGATGAACCACTTTGTCACATGGGGCTCCATCGCCTTCTACTTCATCTTCTCCTTGTTTTATGGCGGCATCATCTG GCCATTTCTTCACACGCAGGACATGTACTTCATCTTTGTTCAGCTGCTGTCCAGTGGCTCGGCCTGGTTTGCCATCTTCATCATCGTCATCACCTGCCTGTTCCCTGATGTCATCAAGAAAGTCTTTTACAGGCACCTGCAGCCCACCAGCACGCAGAAATCTCAG
- the LOC109099208 gene encoding phospholipid-transporting ATPase IF-like isoform X9: MIRWIRQQLGFDPPHQSDTRTVYIANKFPQHGHYIPQRFADNRIISSKYTIWNFIPKNLFEQFRRIANFYFLIIFLVQLMIDTPTSPITSGLPLFFVITVTAIKQGYEDWLRHKADNEVNGAPVFVVRSGSLVQTRSKNIRVGDIVRVAKDETFPADLVLLSSDRAEGTCHITTTSLDGETNLKTHYSVPETAVSQSVSRLESLQAVVECQQPEADLYRFVGRITVTQQGEEIVRPLGPENLLLRGARLKNTKEIFGVAVYTGMESKMALNYKCKSQKRSAVEKSMNTFLIIYLGILLFEAILSTILKYAWQAENKWDEPFYNQKTDQERNSSQILKFISDFLAFLVLYNFIIPISLYVTVEMQKFLGSFFIGWDLDLYHEESDQKAQVNTSDLNEELGQVEYVFTDKTGTLTENEMQFRECSINGIKYQEINGKLIPEGMTEDSPDGAVPCLNKEEELFLKAVSLCHTVQISYDQVDGPGDPFSHANGFSPQMEYYASSPDEKALVEATKRMGVTFIGSHGEIMEIKTFGKAEKYKLLHVLEFDADRRRMSVILQKPSGEKVLFTKGAESAVLPYSTSGEIDKTRVHVDEFALKGLRTLVVACRHFSADEYQEVDRRLHEARTALQQREERLVEVFNFIEKDLELLGATGVEDKLQDKVQETIESLRLAGIKVWVLTGDKHETAVSVSLSCGHFHRTMNILELVKQKSDSECAEQLRRLARRIREDHVIQHGLVVDGASLSLALREHEKLFMEVCKNCSAVLCCRMAPLQKAKVVRLLKTSPEKPITLAIGDGANDVSMIQEAHVGIGIMGKEGRQAVRNSDYAIARFKFLAKLLLVHGHFYYIRIATLVQYFFYKNVCFITPQFLYQFFCLFSQQTLYDSVYLTLYNICFTSLPILVYSLFEQLVHPHVLQSKPALYRDISKNSLLSFKTFLYWTFLGFCHAFIFFFGSYTLMGEDTTLMGNGQILRANRQLMFGNWTFGTLVFTVMVITVTLKLALETHFWTWMNHFVTWGSIAFYFIFSLFYGGIIWPFLHTQDMYFIFVQLLSSGSAWFAIFIIVITCLFPDVIKKVFYRHLQPTSTQKSQFIEAYQGIGCVDSMCCFSEGQNACSRLGRLVERMMGRCDPARATR, from the exons GGCTTCGACCCTCCCCATCAGAGTGACACACGCACGGTTTACATAGCAAACAAGTTCCCACAGCATGGCCATTATATTCCTCAGAGGTTTGCAGACAACAGGATCATTTCCTCCAAG tacACCATATGGAACTTCATCCCTAAGAATTTGTTTGAGCAGTTCAGAAGAATCGccaatttttattttctcatcatCTTCTTGGTTCAG TTAATGATAGACACACCCACTTCCCCTATAACTAGCGGACTTCCCCTGTTCTTTGTCATCACAGTAACTGCCATTAAACAG GGATATGAAGACTGGCTGAGGCACAAAGCTGATAATGAAGTGAACGGAGCGCCTGTATTTGTCGTGCGCAGCGGCAGTCTGGTCCAGACCCGATCTAAGAATATCCGA GTAGGTGATATTGTGAGAGTAGCCAAAGATGAGACGTTTCCCGCAGATCTGGTGCTTTTGTCATCAGATCGGGCCGAGGGGACGTGCCACATCACCACTACCAGCCTGGACGGAGAGACTAACCTGAAG ACGCACTATTCGGTGCCAGAGACGGCGGTGTCTCAGTCGGTGTCGCGGCTGGAGTCTCTGCAGGCGGTGGTGGAGTGCCAGCAGCCCGAGGCAGACTTATACAG GTTCGTCGGGAGAATAACAGTAACCCAACAAGGAGAGGAGATAGTCAG ACCCTTAGGACCAGAGAACCTCCTGCTTCGAGGAGCAAGATTAAAAAACACCAAAGAAATCTTCG GTGTGGCCGTGTATACAGGTATGGAGTCCAAGATGGCTCTGAACTACAAGTGCAAATCCCAGAAGCGCTCTGCAGTGGAGAA ATCCATGAATACGTTTCTCATCATCTACTTGGGCATTCTGCTGTTTGAAGCCATCCTCAGCACTATTTTGAAGTACGCCTGGCAGGCAGAGAACAAGTGGGACGAGCCGTTTTACAACCAGAAGACCGATCAGGAGAGAAACAGCAGCCAG ATTTTGAAGTTTATTTCCGACTTCCTGGCGTTCCTGGTGTTGTACAACTTTATAATCCCCATCTCGCTGTACGTGACTGTTGAGATGCAGAAGTTTCTGGGCTCTTTTTTCATTGGCTGGGACTTGGATCTGTACCATGAAGAGAGCGACCAGAAGGCTCAAGTCAACACATCAGACCTCAATGAGGAGCTGGGccag GTGGAGTACGTTTTCACAGACAAAACAGGAACCCTCACTGAGAACGAGATGCAGTTTAGGGAGTGTTCTATCAACGGGATCAAATACCAGGAGATCAACGGGAAGCTCATCCCTGAAGGAATGACAGAAGACTCTCCAGACGGAGCGGTGCCTTGTTTG AACAAGGAGGAGGAGTTGTTCCTGAAAGCCGTCTCACTGTGTCACACGGTGCAGATCAGTTATGATCAAGTGGATGGACCAGGAGACCCCTTCTCACACGCCAACGGCTTCTCGCCTCAGATGGAGTATTACGCCTCTTCTCCTGACGAGAAAGCACTAGTGGAAGCCACCAAGAG GATGGGTGTCACGTTTATAGGAAGCCATGGAGAAATCATGGAGATTAAAACGTTTGGAAAAGCAGAGAA GTACAAACTCCTCCACGTTCTGGAGTTTGACGCGGACCGCAGGAGAATGAGTGTGATTCTGCAGAAGCCCTCAG GTGAAAAGGTGCTGTTCACGAAAGGAGCCGAATCAGCCGTTCTGCCCTACAGCACGAGCGGCGAGATCGATAAAACCAGAGTCCATGTGGATGAGTTTGCTCTG AAGGGTTTGAGGACGTTGGTGGTGGCCTGCAGACACTTCAGTGCAGATGAGTATCAGGAAGTGGACCGGCGGCTCCATGAAGCCAGAACGGCTCTGCAGCAGAGAGAGGAACGACTGGTTGAGGTCTTCAACTTCATCGAGAAAGACCTGGAGCTGCTGGGAGCGACTGGGGTGGAGGACAA GCTGCAGGACAAGGTCCAGGAGACGATTGAATCCCTGCGATTGGCCGGGATCAAGGTGTGGGTGTTGACCGGCGACAAGCATGAGACGGCGGTCAGCGTGAGCCTCTCTTGTGGTCACTTCCATCGCACCATGAACATCCTGGAGCTCGTAAAGCAGAAATCAGACAGCGAGTGTGCCGAGCAGCTGCGCAGACTAGCCCGCAG GATCAGAGAGGATCATGTGATCCAGCACGGGCTGGTCGTGGACGGGGCCAGCCTTTCCCTGGCTCTGCGGGAACATGAGAAACTCTTCATGGAGGTGTGTAAGAACTGCTCGGCGGTGCTCTGCTGCAGGATGGCACCTCTCCAGAAAGCCAAG GTGGTGAGACTGTTGAAGACTTCTCCTGAGAAGCCTATTACATTAGCCATCGGAGATGGAGCCAACGACGTCAGTATGATCCAAGAGGCTCACGTTGGTATCG GAATCATGGGCAAAGAAGGAAGACAAGCCGTAAGAAACAGCGACTATGCAATCGCCAGGTTCAAGTTCCTTGCCAAATTGCTGCTCGTGCACGGCCATTTCTACTACATTAGAATAGCAACCCTTGTGCAGTACTTTTTCTACAAG aACGTGTGCTTTATCACTCCCCAGTTTTTATACCAGTTCTTCTGTTTGTTCTCACAACAA ACCCTTTATGACAGCGTGTATCTGACGCTGTATAATATCTGCTTCACCTCTCTGCCCATACTGGTGTACAGTCTGTTTGAGCAGCTGGTGCATCCACATGTTCTGCAGAGCAAACCAGCACTTTACAG AGACATCAGTAAAAACTCCCTGCTGTCCTTCAAAACCTTCTTGTACTGGACCTTCCTGGGCTTCTGCCACgccttcatcttcttcttcgGGTCCTACACCCTGATGGGAGAAGACACCACGCTGATGGGGAACGGACAG ATTTTGCGAGCTAACAGGCAACTG ATGTTTGGAAACTGGACGTTTGGCACTTTAGTATTCACTGTGATGGTTATTACGGTCACGCTGAAG CTGGCCTTAGAGACACATTTCTGGACGTGGATGAACCACTTTGTCACATGGGGCTCCATCGCCTTCTACTTCATCTTCTCCTTGTTTTATGGCGGCATCATCTG GCCATTTCTTCACACGCAGGACATGTACTTCATCTTTGTTCAGCTGCTGTCCAGTGGCTCGGCCTGGTTTGCCATCTTCATCATCGTCATCACCTGCCTGTTCCCTGATGTCATCAAGAAAGTCTTTTACAGGCACCTGCAGCCCACCAGCACGCAGAAATCTCAG